A single genomic interval of Saccharothrix saharensis harbors:
- the ahcY gene encoding adenosylhomocysteinase codes for MTAERLQTRNGIDFAVADLSLAEFGRKEIRLAEHEMPGLMALRREYSEVYPLKGARISGSLHMTVQTAVLIETLVALGAEVRWASCNIFSTQDHAAAAVVVGPHGTPEEPKGIPCFAWKGETLEEYWWTAESMLTWPDGGGPNMILDDGGDATLLVHKGVQYEKAGVVPQPEADDPEEWVLILETLRKSIAADNGKWTKIAEGIRGVTEETTTGVMRLYQLAAAGELLFPAINVNDAVTKSKFDNRYGIRHSLIDGINRGTDVLMGGKVAVICGYGDVGKGAADSLRGQGARIIVTEIDPICALQAAMDGYEVQTLEDVIGKADIVITTTGNKDVVRIEHMAAMKHQAIVGNIGHFDNEIDMAGLARFPGIRRVNIKPQVDEWVFPDGHSILVLSEGRLLNLGNATGHPSFVMSNSFSNQVIAQVELFTKFQEYDKEVYRLPKKLDEKVARIHLEALGGKLTKLTKDQAEYIDVDVEGPYKPEHYRY; via the coding sequence ATGACCGCCGAGAGGCTCCAGACCCGCAACGGCATCGACTTCGCCGTGGCGGACCTCTCCCTGGCCGAGTTCGGCCGCAAAGAGATCCGGCTGGCCGAGCACGAGATGCCCGGACTGATGGCGCTGCGCCGCGAGTACTCGGAGGTCTACCCGCTCAAGGGCGCGCGGATCTCCGGCTCACTGCACATGACCGTGCAGACGGCCGTCCTGATCGAGACCCTGGTCGCCCTGGGCGCCGAGGTCCGCTGGGCGTCCTGCAACATCTTCTCCACCCAGGACCACGCCGCCGCCGCGGTCGTGGTCGGCCCGCACGGCACCCCCGAGGAGCCCAAGGGCATCCCGTGCTTCGCCTGGAAGGGCGAGACGCTGGAGGAGTACTGGTGGACCGCCGAGTCCATGCTGACCTGGCCCGACGGCGGCGGCCCGAACATGATCCTGGACGACGGCGGCGACGCGACGCTGCTGGTCCACAAGGGCGTGCAGTACGAGAAGGCCGGCGTCGTCCCGCAGCCCGAGGCCGACGACCCCGAGGAGTGGGTCCTGATCCTGGAGACGCTGCGCAAGTCGATCGCGGCCGACAACGGGAAGTGGACCAAGATCGCCGAGGGCATCCGCGGCGTCACCGAGGAGACCACCACCGGCGTCATGCGGCTGTACCAGCTGGCCGCGGCCGGTGAGCTGCTGTTCCCGGCGATCAACGTCAACGACGCGGTGACCAAGTCGAAGTTCGACAACCGCTACGGCATCCGGCACTCGCTGATCGACGGCATCAACCGCGGCACCGACGTGCTCATGGGCGGCAAGGTGGCCGTGATCTGCGGTTACGGTGACGTCGGCAAGGGCGCGGCGGACTCGCTGCGCGGCCAGGGCGCCCGCATCATCGTCACCGAGATCGACCCGATCTGCGCCCTGCAGGCCGCGATGGACGGCTACGAGGTGCAGACCCTCGAAGACGTGATCGGCAAGGCCGACATCGTCATCACCACGACCGGCAACAAGGACGTCGTGCGCATCGAGCACATGGCGGCCATGAAGCACCAGGCGATCGTGGGCAACATCGGCCACTTCGACAACGAGATCGACATGGCCGGCCTGGCCCGCTTCCCCGGCATCCGGCGGGTCAACATCAAGCCGCAGGTCGACGAGTGGGTGTTCCCCGACGGCCACTCGATCCTGGTGCTGTCCGAGGGCCGCCTGCTCAACCTGGGCAACGCCACCGGCCACCCCAGCTTCGTCATGTCCAACTCGTTCTCCAACCAGGTGATCGCGCAGGTCGAGCTGTTCACCAAGTTCCAGGAGTACGACAAGGAGGTGTACCGCCTGCCCAAGAAGCTGGACGAGAAGGTCGCGCGCATCCACCTGGAGGCGCTGGGCGGCAAGCTCACCAAGCTGACCAAGGACCAGGCCGAGTACATCGACGTCGACGTCGAGGGCCCGTACAAGCCCGAGCACTACCGCTACTGA
- a CDS encoding dTMP kinase, whose protein sequence is MGKLVVIEGLDGAGKRTLAKALTDALDARGAKVATGAFPRYDEDVHADLVRDALHGRLGDLTDSVHGMSVLYALDRRGAADRIRADLARYDVVLLDRYTASNAAYGAARLRQGADGGFVEWVRSLEVDRFGLPIPDLQLLLRVPADVAAGRAAHREAEEARGRDLYESDGGLQTRCAAVYDGLAAAGWLSPWEVLDGTADLRVDAILDRWFTH, encoded by the coding sequence GTGGGAAAACTCGTCGTGATCGAGGGCCTGGACGGCGCCGGCAAGCGAACCCTGGCCAAGGCGTTGACCGACGCGCTGGACGCGCGTGGGGCGAAGGTCGCCACCGGCGCGTTCCCGCGCTACGACGAGGACGTGCACGCCGACCTGGTGCGGGACGCGCTGCACGGCAGGTTGGGCGACCTGACGGATTCGGTGCACGGCATGTCGGTGCTCTACGCGCTGGACCGGCGTGGCGCGGCCGACCGCATCCGGGCCGACCTGGCGCGGTACGACGTCGTGCTGCTCGACCGCTACACGGCCTCGAACGCGGCCTACGGAGCCGCTCGGCTGCGCCAAGGTGCCGACGGTGGGTTCGTCGAGTGGGTCCGGTCGCTGGAGGTGGACCGCTTCGGTTTGCCGATCCCCGACCTCCAACTGCTGCTGCGCGTGCCCGCGGACGTCGCGGCCGGCCGCGCGGCCCACCGCGAGGCGGAAGAGGCCAGGGGCCGGGACCTGTACGAGTCGGACGGCGGGCTGCAGACGCGGTGCGCCGCCGTCTACGACGGGTTGGCCGCCGCCGGGTGGCTCTCGCCGTGGGAGGTGCTGGACGGCACCGCTGACCTGCGCGTCGACGCGATCCTCGACCGGTGGTTCACCCATTAG
- the mtrA gene encoding MtrAB system response regulator MtrA, which translates to MKARVLVVDDDPALAEMLTIVLRGEGFDTAVVADGARALPALRELKPDLVLLDLMLPGMNGIDVCKAIRSESGVPIVMLTAKSDTVDVVLGLESGADDYVVKPFKPKELVARIRARLRRTEAEPAEVLQIGDLTIDVPGHEVLREGKPIQLTPLEFDLLVALARKPRQVFTREVLLEQVWGYRHAADTRLVNVHVQRLRSKVERDPEHPEVVLTVRGVGYKAGPP; encoded by the coding sequence ATGAAGGCACGCGTGCTCGTCGTGGACGACGACCCCGCTCTGGCGGAGATGCTGACCATCGTGCTGCGGGGCGAGGGCTTCGACACCGCTGTGGTGGCCGACGGCGCCCGCGCGCTGCCCGCGCTGCGCGAGCTGAAGCCCGACCTGGTGCTGCTGGACCTGATGCTGCCCGGCATGAACGGCATCGACGTCTGCAAGGCCATCAGGTCCGAGTCCGGCGTCCCGATCGTGATGCTGACCGCGAAGAGTGACACGGTGGACGTCGTGCTGGGCCTGGAGTCCGGCGCGGACGACTACGTGGTCAAGCCGTTCAAGCCGAAGGAACTGGTGGCCCGCATCCGGGCCCGCCTGCGGCGCACCGAGGCCGAGCCCGCCGAGGTGCTGCAGATCGGCGACCTGACCATCGACGTGCCGGGGCACGAGGTGCTGCGCGAGGGCAAGCCGATCCAGCTCACGCCGCTGGAGTTCGACCTGCTCGTGGCGCTGGCCCGCAAGCCGCGCCAGGTGTTCACCCGCGAGGTGCTGCTGGAGCAGGTGTGGGGCTACCGGCACGCGGCGGACACCCGGCTGGTGAACGTCCACGTGCAGCGGCTGCGCTCCAAGGTCGAGCGCGACCCGGAGCACCCCGAGGTGGTGCTGACCGTGCGCGGCGTCGGGTACAAGGCCGGCCCTCCGTGA
- the mtrB gene encoding MtrAB system histidine kinase MtrB, with translation MTSRWFDPAVRELRRGVERARRQAVAFGELWRRSLQLRVVVSTLALSSAVVFVLGMVLQVQITGQLLETKIEAAVRQTEASAAAIQPDLAGLNPGPDSVKTRFTTALNKINTSGVDLDPTSSGAGAFEPVLRDPVGTGSDGLPVAVGQYEDVPDGLFKMLERGSAGYQITTVERETGPTTLLVVGKPVNSSARAMHLYLLFPLTSEQATADVVQSTLVVGGVVLLLLLALIANLVTRQVVRPVRQAAEIAERFADGSLDERMPVVGEDDVARLAESYNEMAASIQRQIHQLEEFGQLQRRFTSDVSHELRTPLTTVRMAADVLHASREQFPGGLARSTELLVDELDRFESLLGDLLEISRLDAGVEELAAELVDIRVLARRAHDAVRAIANSSDTTIVLDLPDHEVTAELDSRRVERILRNLLANAIDHGEGMPVELTLRGDGEAVAVTVRDRGVGLRPGEADLVFNRFWRADPSRNRRTGGTGLGLSISLEDARLHGGWLEAWGERGHGAVFRLTIPCRLGHELTSSPLPLEPPDLPPVVEPEPDAPEPAEEVELTEEEFTWQPAQPVTGEREEVR, from the coding sequence ATGACTTCGCGGTGGTTCGACCCCGCGGTGCGCGAGCTGCGCCGCGGGGTCGAACGCGCTCGTCGGCAGGCGGTCGCGTTCGGCGAGCTGTGGCGGCGCTCGCTGCAGCTGCGGGTCGTGGTCAGCACGCTGGCGCTGTCGTCGGCCGTGGTGTTCGTGCTCGGCATGGTGCTCCAGGTGCAGATCACCGGTCAGCTGCTGGAGACCAAGATCGAGGCGGCGGTCCGGCAGACCGAGGCGAGCGCGGCGGCGATCCAGCCCGACCTCGCCGGCCTCAACCCCGGCCCGGACAGCGTGAAGACCCGGTTCACCACCGCCCTGAACAAGATCAACACGTCCGGGGTGGACCTCGACCCGACCAGTTCCGGCGCGGGTGCGTTCGAGCCGGTGCTCCGCGACCCCGTCGGCACGGGCTCCGACGGCCTGCCGGTCGCCGTCGGCCAGTACGAGGACGTGCCCGACGGGCTGTTCAAGATGCTCGAACGGGGCAGCGCCGGCTACCAGATCACCACCGTGGAGCGGGAGACCGGACCCACCACGCTGCTGGTCGTGGGCAAGCCGGTGAACAGCTCCGCCCGCGCCATGCACCTGTACCTGCTGTTCCCGCTGACCAGCGAGCAGGCCACCGCCGACGTCGTGCAGAGCACCCTGGTCGTCGGCGGCGTGGTGCTGCTCCTGCTGCTCGCGCTGATCGCGAACCTGGTCACCCGGCAGGTCGTGCGGCCGGTGCGGCAGGCCGCGGAGATCGCCGAGCGGTTCGCCGACGGCAGCCTCGACGAGCGCATGCCCGTGGTCGGCGAGGACGACGTGGCGCGGCTGGCCGAGTCGTACAACGAGATGGCCGCGAGCATCCAGCGGCAGATCCACCAGCTCGAGGAGTTCGGCCAGCTCCAGCGCCGGTTCACCTCCGACGTGTCGCACGAGCTGCGCACGCCGCTGACGACCGTGCGGATGGCCGCGGACGTGCTGCACGCCTCGCGCGAGCAGTTCCCCGGCGGCCTCGCCCGGTCCACCGAGCTGCTGGTCGACGAGCTGGACCGGTTCGAGTCGCTGCTGGGCGACCTGCTGGAGATCTCCCGGCTGGACGCGGGCGTGGAGGAGTTGGCCGCCGAGCTGGTCGACATCCGCGTGCTGGCCCGGCGGGCCCACGACGCGGTGCGCGCCATCGCCAACAGCAGCGACACCACGATCGTGCTGGACCTGCCCGACCACGAGGTCACCGCCGAGCTGGACTCCCGCCGCGTCGAGCGGATCCTGCGCAACCTGCTGGCCAACGCCATCGACCACGGCGAGGGCATGCCGGTCGAGCTGACGCTGCGCGGCGACGGCGAGGCGGTCGCGGTGACCGTCCGGGACCGCGGCGTCGGCCTGCGCCCCGGCGAGGCCGACCTGGTGTTCAACCGGTTCTGGCGCGCCGACCCGTCCCGCAACCGCCGCACCGGCGGCACCGGCCTCGGCCTGTCGATCAGCCTGGAGGACGCGCGGCTGCACGGCGGCTGGCTGGAGGCGTGGGGCGAACGCGGCCACGGCGCGGTGTTCCGGCTCACCATCCCGTGCCGGCTCGGCCACGAGCTGACCTCAAGCCCACTGCCGCTGGAACCGCCCGACCTGCCACCCGTGGTCGAACCCGAGCCGGACGCGCCCGAGCCGGCGGAGGAGGTCGAGCTGACGGAGGAGGAGTTCACGTGGCAGCCCGCCCAGCCGGTCACCGGCGAACGCGAGGAGGTCCGGTGA
- a CDS encoding LpqB family beta-propeller domain-containing protein, with protein sequence MRLPAVLLAVLVAAGCAAIPTETSPIAVNPSAGNASEAAAPEPVKDIDPLTLVREFVNASANPEGDYAAAKAYLTEDAKKAWNTKGTPTIIDTTFNTVPTPGVTTDDRHRVVLLQGRNVGRLQLEDNSFIQLIGPLDTPIGIERDAEDQWRISAPPDGIYVPLGGFQQNYRRVTLFFYNADFTVLVPDPRWVVIAPSTSIPSRVTSLLLKGPAVGMRGALRTAIPNGAAQRKNTSEADDGALEVDLTKVGDLTVQGGKQIVAQVVKSLAGVSSSRIRVLVEGQSINPDQREWRPADVQTGEELTTPNADLTGMLVGNGRIKQITGDPVPGPAGAGDYEVINAGQSMDGSRLAAVSRVGDGSVRLRVGPVSEPLAEVDLRASAMTRPTWLLSGGRGEPSTEVWTVADGTKVVRVIRTDNGWTANAVNASELTELGGISELRLSRDGTRVAAVVDGKLVVAAVVRDQDSAVSLRSPRHLQPSVLGTSALALDWLAQDVLVVSTSLAAYPIAKVNIDGVRVERYNTSNLTVPVTSVTAAPGRNVLAVDQSGLWSANDVGDVWRASTTKVEKGTQAFYPG encoded by the coding sequence GTGAGGCTGCCGGCCGTGCTCCTGGCCGTGCTCGTGGCCGCGGGATGCGCGGCGATCCCCACCGAGACCTCGCCCATCGCGGTCAACCCGTCCGCGGGCAACGCCAGCGAGGCCGCCGCACCCGAACCGGTCAAGGACATCGACCCGTTGACGCTGGTCCGGGAGTTCGTCAACGCCTCGGCCAACCCGGAGGGCGACTACGCGGCGGCCAAGGCGTACCTGACCGAGGACGCGAAGAAGGCGTGGAACACCAAGGGCACGCCGACGATCATCGACACCACGTTCAACACGGTGCCCACGCCGGGCGTCACCACCGACGACCGGCACCGGGTCGTGCTGCTCCAGGGCCGCAACGTCGGCAGGCTCCAGCTGGAGGACAACTCGTTCATCCAGCTCATCGGCCCGCTGGACACGCCGATCGGGATCGAGCGCGACGCCGAGGACCAGTGGCGCATCTCCGCGCCGCCGGACGGCATCTACGTGCCCCTGGGCGGGTTCCAGCAGAACTACCGGCGCGTGACGCTGTTCTTCTACAACGCCGACTTCACCGTGCTCGTGCCCGACCCCCGGTGGGTGGTGATCGCGCCGTCCACGTCGATCCCGAGCCGGGTGACGAGCCTGCTGCTCAAGGGCCCCGCGGTGGGCATGCGGGGCGCGCTGAGGACGGCCATCCCGAACGGCGCCGCGCAGCGCAAGAACACCTCCGAGGCCGACGACGGCGCGCTGGAGGTCGACCTGACCAAGGTCGGCGACCTCACCGTGCAGGGCGGCAAGCAGATCGTGGCGCAGGTGGTGAAGTCGCTGGCGGGCGTGTCCAGCAGCCGCATCCGGGTGCTCGTCGAGGGCCAGTCGATCAACCCCGATCAGCGCGAGTGGCGGCCCGCCGACGTGCAGACCGGAGAGGAGCTGACCACGCCGAACGCCGACCTCACCGGGATGCTCGTCGGCAACGGGCGGATCAAGCAGATCACCGGCGACCCGGTGCCCGGCCCCGCCGGCGCGGGCGACTACGAGGTGATCAACGCGGGGCAGTCGATGGACGGCAGCCGGCTGGCGGCGGTCAGCCGGGTCGGGGACGGCTCGGTGCGGCTGCGGGTGGGGCCGGTGTCGGAGCCGCTGGCCGAGGTCGACCTGCGCGCGTCCGCGATGACCCGGCCGACGTGGCTGCTCAGCGGCGGTCGCGGCGAACCGAGCACCGAGGTGTGGACGGTCGCCGACGGCACCAAGGTGGTCCGCGTGATCCGGACCGACAACGGGTGGACGGCCAACGCGGTCAACGCCTCCGAGCTCACCGAGCTGGGCGGGATCAGCGAGCTGCGGCTGTCGCGCGACGGCACCAGGGTGGCGGCCGTGGTCGACGGCAAGCTCGTGGTGGCGGCGGTGGTGCGCGACCAGGACTCGGCGGTGTCGCTGCGGTCGCCGCGCCACCTGCAGCCGTCCGTGCTGGGCACCAGCGCGTTGGCGCTGGACTGGCTGGCGCAGGACGTGCTGGTGGTGAGCACGTCGCTGGCGGCGTACCCGATCGCCAAGGTGAACATCGACGGCGTGCGGGTGGAGCGGTACAACACGTCGAACCTGACGGTGCCGGTGACGTCGGTGACCGCGGCGCCGGGCCGCAACGTGCTGGCGGTGGACCAGAGCGGGTTGTGGAGCGCGAACGACGTGGGTGACGTGTGGCGTGCGTCGACGACGAAGGTGGAGAAGGGCACCCAGGCCTTCTACCCGGGCTGA
- a CDS encoding ComF family protein, producing the protein MAAGIVVAMLINLLFPPRCPGCGTWGVRLCGRCLALFGPPERVPGTGPPVFALAAYAGAARELVLAFKERGRRELAAVFGALVAAALPQLPGVGPGPWVVPAPSRASAARARGGSHVLRMARASGSSVAPALEFTRGVRDSVRLDAAARRANLAGRVRLVPRCLPPPGTSVVLLDDVVTTGSTANACASVLKAAGIGVSAVLTLTTARRTHPHG; encoded by the coding sequence GTGGCCGCCGGCATCGTCGTGGCCATGCTGATCAACCTGCTGTTCCCGCCCCGCTGTCCCGGCTGCGGCACGTGGGGCGTGCGCCTGTGCGGTCGGTGCCTGGCGCTGTTCGGGCCACCGGAGCGGGTGCCCGGCACCGGTCCGCCGGTGTTCGCGCTGGCCGCGTACGCGGGCGCGGCGCGTGAGCTGGTGCTCGCGTTCAAGGAGCGCGGGCGGCGTGAGCTGGCGGCCGTGTTCGGTGCGCTGGTCGCCGCCGCCCTGCCGCAGTTGCCCGGCGTGGGGCCCGGTCCGTGGGTGGTGCCCGCGCCGTCGCGCGCGTCGGCCGCGCGAGCCCGCGGCGGTTCCCACGTGCTGAGAATGGCACGGGCGTCCGGTTCCTCCGTCGCGCCGGCGCTCGAGTTCACGAGGGGCGTTCGCGATTCGGTCCGGCTGGACGCGGCGGCCCGCCGGGCGAACCTGGCGGGCCGCGTGCGGCTCGTGCCGCGGTGCCTGCCACCACCGGGCACATCGGTCGTCCTGCTGGATGACGTGGTGACGACGGGTTCGACGGCGAACGCCTGCGCTTCGGTGTTGAAAGCGGCCGGAATCGGGGTATCCGCTGTCCTCACGCTGACGACCGCACGCAGAACCCACCCACACGGGTGA
- the hpf gene encoding ribosome hibernation-promoting factor, HPF/YfiA family yields MDIVVKGRNVEVPDHYRVHVAEKLARLERYDRKVIRFDVELFHEPNRRQSKNCQRVEITGKGRGPVVRSEACAGDFYAALDSAVSKLENRLRRSHDRRRVHHGRRGPTSVAEATSGLGESLPLRPDSDGGQAQGMWLGHTAVLEAAEPEPAHEGMAEVPAQRWEDGIEDNLPGQIVREKEHTAKPMTVDQALYEMELVGHDFYLFSDADSGRPSVVYRRKGFDYGVIRLA; encoded by the coding sequence ATGGACATCGTCGTTAAGGGCCGCAACGTCGAGGTGCCCGATCACTACAGGGTGCACGTCGCCGAAAAGCTGGCCAGGCTTGAGCGTTACGACCGCAAGGTCATCCGCTTCGACGTGGAGCTTTTCCACGAACCGAACCGCAGGCAGTCGAAGAACTGCCAGCGGGTCGAGATCACCGGCAAGGGACGCGGTCCGGTGGTTCGTTCCGAAGCATGTGCGGGCGACTTCTACGCCGCCCTGGACTCCGCGGTGAGCAAGCTCGAGAACCGGCTGCGGCGCTCGCATGACCGCAGGCGCGTGCACCACGGGCGACGCGGCCCGACATCGGTCGCCGAGGCGACCAGCGGACTCGGGGAGTCGCTCCCCCTCCGCCCCGACAGCGACGGCGGTCAGGCGCAGGGCATGTGGCTCGGCCACACCGCCGTGCTCGAGGCGGCCGAGCCGGAACCCGCGCACGAGGGCATGGCGGAAGTGCCCGCGCAGCGCTGGGAAGACGGCATCGAGGACAACCTGCCCGGCCAGATCGTGCGCGAGAAAGAGCACACGGCCAAGCCGATGACCGTCGACCAGGCCCTCTACGAGATGGAACTGGTCGGCCACGACTTCTACCTGTTCTCCGACGCCGACAGCGGCCGACCGAGCGTCGTGTACCGCCGGAAGGGGTTCGACTACGGCGTGATCAGGTTGGCCTGA
- the secA gene encoding preprotein translocase subunit SecA: MVLSRLLRAGEGKMLKRLRNIAAHINNLEDDVVDLSDAELRAKTAEFRKRYADGESLDELLPEAFAVVREGAKRTLGQRHFDVQLMGGAALHLGQIAEMRTGEGKTLTSVLPAYLNAIAGEGVHVVTTNDYLAKRDAEWMGRIHRFLGLTVGAILSEMTPEQRRVAYNADITYGTNNEFGFDYLRDNMAWSRDEMVQRGHFFALVDEVDSILIDEARTPLIISGPADQSSRWYVEFARLATKMRRDTHYEVDERKRTVGVTEAGVQYVEDQLGIDNLYDSTNTPLVGYFQNAIKAKELFTKDKDYIVRNGEVMIVDEFTGRVLAGRRYNEGMHQAIEAKEGVEIKAENQTLATITLQNYFRLYQKLGGMTGTAETEAAEFHQTYKLGVVPIPTNRPMQRKDESDLVYKTEEAKFEAVAEDIAERHAKGQPVLVGTTSVERSEYLSKLLVRKGIPHEVLNAKHHEREALIIAKAGRKGAVTVATNMAGRGTDIVLGGNPDIITDHELRERGLDPVENPEEYEAAWAKLIEEITAEVKAEAEEVREAGGLYVLGTERHESRRIDNQLRGRSGRQGDPGESRFYLSLKDELMRRFNAAMVETVMTRLKVPDDVPIEHKMVTRAIRSAQTQVEQQNFEIRKNVLKYDEVMNEQRKVIYAERRRVLDGEDLREQVEHMITSVVGAYVDGATADGYAEDWDLDQLWTALKTLYPITLDPKKVLEEDDDISRESLKAKLEADALAAYEAREADIDGRVGPGAMRELERRVLLSVLDRKWREHLYEMDYLKEGIGLRAMAQRDPLIEYQREGFDMFNGMLEALKEETVGFLFNLQVEAAEPEPAAEPPVQVSLANGGPLAGSRARARAAAAAAAQQQADANQAPAGPALAQLQSGNAIPPALRGKGLDGRAQQGLTYTGPSESGDAETTGNTAQQGGNQAGGTRKERRAAARAQAKGQRKGPRQ; the protein is encoded by the coding sequence ATGGTGCTGTCCCGACTGCTCCGCGCTGGCGAGGGCAAGATGCTCAAGCGCCTGCGCAACATCGCAGCGCACATCAACAACCTCGAAGACGACGTCGTCGACCTCTCCGATGCGGAGCTGCGCGCGAAGACCGCGGAGTTCCGCAAGCGCTACGCCGACGGCGAGTCCCTGGACGAACTGCTGCCCGAGGCCTTCGCGGTGGTCCGCGAAGGCGCCAAGCGCACCCTGGGCCAACGCCACTTCGACGTCCAGCTCATGGGCGGCGCCGCGCTGCACCTCGGTCAGATCGCCGAGATGCGCACCGGTGAGGGCAAGACGCTGACCTCGGTGCTGCCCGCCTACCTGAACGCGATCGCGGGCGAGGGCGTGCACGTCGTCACGACCAACGACTACCTGGCCAAGCGCGACGCGGAGTGGATGGGCCGCATCCACCGCTTCCTCGGCCTGACCGTCGGCGCGATCCTGTCGGAGATGACGCCCGAGCAGCGCCGCGTCGCCTACAACGCCGACATCACCTACGGCACGAACAACGAGTTCGGCTTCGACTACCTGCGCGACAACATGGCGTGGAGCCGGGACGAGATGGTCCAGCGCGGCCACTTCTTCGCCCTGGTCGACGAGGTCGACTCGATCCTCATCGACGAGGCCCGCACGCCGCTGATCATCTCCGGCCCGGCCGACCAGTCCTCGCGCTGGTACGTCGAGTTCGCCCGGCTGGCCACGAAGATGCGCCGCGACACCCACTACGAGGTCGACGAGCGCAAGCGCACGGTCGGCGTCACCGAGGCGGGCGTGCAGTACGTCGAGGACCAGCTCGGCATCGACAACCTGTACGACTCGACCAACACCCCGCTGGTCGGCTACTTCCAGAACGCGATCAAGGCCAAGGAGCTCTTCACCAAGGACAAGGACTACATCGTCCGCAACGGTGAGGTCATGATCGTCGACGAGTTCACCGGCCGCGTGCTGGCCGGCCGTCGCTACAACGAGGGCATGCACCAGGCGATCGAGGCCAAGGAAGGCGTCGAGATCAAGGCGGAGAACCAGACGCTCGCCACGATCACCCTCCAGAACTACTTCCGGCTGTACCAGAAGCTCGGCGGCATGACCGGTACCGCCGAGACCGAGGCGGCGGAGTTCCACCAGACCTACAAGCTCGGCGTGGTGCCGATCCCGACGAACCGCCCGATGCAGCGCAAGGACGAGTCCGACCTGGTCTACAAGACCGAGGAGGCGAAGTTCGAGGCGGTCGCCGAGGACATCGCCGAGCGGCACGCGAAGGGCCAGCCGGTGCTGGTCGGCACGACGAGCGTCGAGCGCTCCGAGTACCTGTCGAAGCTGCTGGTCCGCAAGGGCATCCCGCACGAGGTGCTCAACGCCAAGCACCACGAGCGCGAGGCGTTGATCATCGCCAAGGCGGGCCGCAAGGGCGCCGTCACCGTCGCCACGAACATGGCCGGCCGCGGCACGGACATCGTGCTGGGCGGCAACCCGGACATCATCACCGACCACGAGCTGCGGGAACGCGGCCTCGACCCGGTGGAGAACCCGGAGGAGTACGAGGCCGCCTGGGCGAAGCTGATCGAGGAGATCACCGCCGAGGTCAAGGCCGAGGCCGAGGAGGTCCGCGAGGCCGGCGGCCTGTACGTGCTGGGCACCGAGCGGCACGAGTCGCGGCGCATCGACAACCAGCTGCGCGGTCGTTCCGGCCGTCAGGGCGACCCCGGCGAGTCGCGGTTCTACCTGTCGTTGAAGGACGAGCTGATGCGCCGCTTCAACGCGGCGATGGTCGAGACGGTCATGACCCGGCTGAAGGTGCCGGACGACGTGCCGATCGAGCACAAGATGGTCACCCGGGCCATCCGCAGCGCGCAGACGCAGGTCGAGCAGCAGAACTTCGAGATCCGCAAGAACGTCCTCAAGTACGACGAGGTCATGAACGAGCAGCGCAAGGTCATCTACGCCGAGCGCCGCCGCGTCCTCGACGGCGAGGACCTGCGCGAGCAGGTCGAGCACATGATCACCAGCGTGGTCGGCGCGTACGTCGACGGCGCGACGGCCGACGGCTACGCCGAGGACTGGGACCTCGACCAGCTGTGGACGGCGCTCAAGACGCTGTACCCGATCACGCTCGACCCGAAGAAGGTCCTCGAAGAGGACGACGACATCAGCCGGGAGTCGCTGAAGGCGAAGCTGGAAGCCGACGCCCTGGCCGCGTACGAGGCGCGTGAGGCGGACATCGACGGCCGGGTGGGCCCGGGCGCGATGCGCGAGCTGGAGCGCCGCGTCCTGCTCTCCGTGCTCGACCGGAAGTGGCGCGAGCACCTGTACGAGATGGACTACCTGAAGGAGGGCATCGGCCTGCGGGCGATGGCCCAGCGCGACCCGCTGATCGAGTACCAGCGGGAGGGCTTCGACATGTTCAACGGCATGCTCGAGGCGCTGAAGGAGGAGACGGTCGGCTTCCTGTTCAACCTGCAGGTCGAAGCCGCCGAACCCGAGCCCGCCGCCGAGCCGCCGGTCCAGGTCTCCCTGGCCAACGGCGGCCCGCTGGCCGGCAGCCGCGCCCGCGCCCGCGCCGCCGCCGCTGCCGCCGCCCAGCAGCAGGCGGACGCCAACCAGGCCCCCGCGGGTCCGGCCCTGGCCCAACTGCAGAGCGGCAACGCCATCCCGCCCGCCCTGCGCGGCAAGGGCCTGGACGGCCGCGCCCAGCAGGGCCTGACCTACACGGGCCCGTCCGAGAGCGGTGACGCCGAAACCACCGGCAACACCGCCCAGCAGGGCGGCAACCAAGCGGGCGGCACCCGCAAGGAACGCCGCGCCGCCGCCCGCGCCCAGGCCAAGGGCCAGCGCAAGGGCCCCCGCCAGTAA